The following proteins come from a genomic window of Pyxidicoccus sp. MSG2:
- a CDS encoding hybrid sensor histidine kinase/response regulator: protein MSSSLSHLPAVPPSSPADELEPPRARILLVDDVPANLLALKAILESLGQELVTVRSGEEALRELLRGDFACILMDVQMPGLDGLETARLIRARERTRHVPLLFITALSREAAYIARGYAQGAVDYLLKPVDPDILRAKVQVFVDLYLRGEEVKRQALELAEQRRAAEELQRAAVLGQQLVGVVGHDIRTPLSVILTTAKAQLDSQALPAAQRKAFERVARGGERVQQIVDLLLDFTRTRLGGGIPVVPQAGDLNDLCIRVVDELHVTRPGRVIQCDFARDSLHGAWDLERMAQVVSNLLDNALKYSPEGTPVRLSTWETGEGVYLEVHNAGSPIPPKLLPHLFQPFRRGEGSSEATARESLGLGLYIAQSIVQAHRGTLGVRSTEGEGTAFRVCLPRHLDARQPAPCEASPEAMPMTA, encoded by the coding sequence GTGTCTTCCTCGCTCTCCCATCTCCCCGCCGTCCCTCCCAGCTCTCCCGCCGACGAGCTCGAGCCGCCCCGCGCGCGCATCCTCCTGGTGGACGACGTCCCCGCCAACCTGCTGGCCTTGAAGGCCATATTGGAGTCGCTGGGACAGGAGCTGGTGACGGTCCGCTCGGGAGAGGAGGCTCTGAGGGAGCTGCTGCGCGGCGACTTCGCCTGCATCCTGATGGACGTGCAGATGCCGGGGCTGGACGGCCTGGAGACGGCCCGCCTCATCCGCGCCCGCGAGCGGACGCGGCACGTGCCTCTCCTCTTCATCACCGCGCTCAGCCGCGAGGCGGCGTACATCGCCCGGGGCTATGCCCAGGGCGCGGTGGACTACCTGCTCAAGCCGGTGGACCCTGACATCCTGCGCGCCAAGGTGCAGGTGTTCGTGGACCTGTACCTGCGCGGCGAAGAAGTGAAGCGCCAGGCGCTGGAGCTGGCGGAGCAGCGGCGCGCGGCGGAGGAGCTGCAGCGCGCGGCGGTGCTGGGACAGCAGTTGGTGGGCGTCGTCGGCCACGACATCCGCACGCCCCTGTCCGTCATCCTCACCACGGCGAAGGCCCAGCTCGACTCCCAGGCGCTGCCCGCCGCGCAGCGCAAGGCCTTCGAGCGCGTGGCGCGGGGCGGTGAGCGCGTCCAGCAGATTGTCGACCTGCTGCTGGACTTCACGCGCACCCGCCTGGGCGGCGGCATTCCCGTCGTCCCCCAGGCCGGAGACCTGAACGACCTGTGCATCCGGGTGGTGGACGAGCTGCACGTGACGCGGCCGGGCCGGGTCATCCAGTGCGACTTCGCGCGCGACAGCCTGCACGGCGCGTGGGATTTGGAGCGCATGGCGCAGGTGGTGTCCAACCTGCTGGACAACGCGCTGAAGTACAGCCCGGAGGGGACGCCGGTGCGCCTGTCCACCTGGGAGACGGGCGAGGGCGTCTACCTGGAGGTCCACAACGCGGGTTCGCCCATTCCCCCCAAGCTGCTGCCGCACCTGTTCCAGCCCTTCCGCCGGGGCGAGGGCTCCTCCGAGGCCACGGCCCGCGAGAGCCTGGGCCTGGGCCTCTACATCGCGCAGAGCATCGTCCAGGCGCACCGGGGCACGCTCGGCGTGCGCTCCACGGAAGGGGAGGGCACGGCGTTCCGCGTCTGCCTGCCCCGCCACCTGGACGCCCGCCAGCCCGCTCCCTGTGAAGCGTCGCCGGAAGCAATGCCGATGACCGCCTGA
- a CDS encoding DUF2378 family protein gives MDAPELLQARIALCKPEHTVLDLFLQSLRQSIAELTGKPLDGEGSPPPRATSSRGAPAFRPVSEYLQLLHEGATALVATGLTYSDAVEKLSFHAANLIFSAPVGEMVLSVAGKDPNEGLSVTQGMAGATSTFGEREYERVSDRSARLIFRDEFFGPAWSRGMALSGLLKGNPQLTFRVELESGEPPYSSFTLLVSW, from the coding sequence ATGGACGCTCCAGAGCTCCTCCAAGCCCGCATCGCCCTGTGCAAGCCCGAGCACACCGTGCTGGACCTCTTCCTCCAGAGCCTCCGGCAGAGCATCGCCGAGCTGACGGGGAAGCCCCTGGATGGGGAAGGGAGCCCGCCTCCGCGCGCCACCTCCTCCCGGGGCGCCCCGGCGTTCCGCCCCGTGAGCGAGTACCTCCAGCTGCTCCACGAGGGCGCCACCGCACTGGTGGCCACGGGCCTGACGTACTCGGACGCGGTGGAGAAGCTGTCCTTCCACGCGGCCAACCTCATCTTCTCCGCGCCCGTGGGGGAGATGGTGCTCTCCGTCGCCGGCAAGGACCCGAACGAGGGCCTGTCCGTGACGCAGGGCATGGCCGGCGCCACCTCCACCTTCGGCGAGCGCGAGTACGAGCGCGTCTCGGACCGCTCGGCCCGGCTCATCTTCCGGGACGAGTTCTTCGGTCCCGCGTGGAGCCGCGGCATGGCGCTCAGCGGGCTGCTCAAGGGCAACCCCCAGCTCACCTTCCGGGTGGAGCTGGAGTCCGGCGAGCCGCCCTATTCGTCCTTCACGCTGCTCGTGAGCTGGTAG
- a CDS encoding type II toxin-antitoxin system RelE family toxin codes for MHPGRIFISQSAEFQLKRLPEDVRLHIETHLENLAAALEQGSPEQLLARLQREDDGFVANVGAALIFFSVDANLRALTVQRLVQVDVQQGGSSR; via the coding sequence ATGCACCCCGGCCGCATCTTCATCTCCCAATCCGCGGAGTTCCAGCTCAAGCGACTCCCGGAGGACGTGCGACTCCACATCGAGACGCACCTGGAGAACCTCGCCGCGGCGCTGGAGCAGGGCTCGCCCGAGCAACTGCTGGCGCGGCTGCAGCGCGAGGACGACGGCTTCGTCGCGAACGTGGGCGCGGCCCTCATCTTCTTCTCCGTCGACGCCAACCTGCGGGCGCTCACCGTCCAGCGCCTCGTACAGGTGGACGTCCAGCAGGGAGGCTCGTCCCGGTAG